CGCGCGAAGCAGGCGAACCTGGAGTTGGAGCGCCGCGACGGGGTGAAACGCCACTTCCGCTTTGACTGGGAGACGGTCGCGAGGTACAACCCGGCGTACGCCCGCTACGTGGAGTCGGAGCGCGAGCGGCTGGGCGAGAAGCACCCGCTGTTCCTGACGCAGTACTGCCTGACGACGATTGGCGGCGGTGGACGTCTGTTCAGCCGACAGCAGTGCGCCCAGCTCCAGGGCGACCACGTCCGTCAGGCGCAGCCGCGGCCGGGAGAGACGTACGTTGCCGGGCTCGACCTCGCGGGCGAGAGCCTGTCAGCCGCCAGGCAGGCCCTGGAGGTGGGCCCGCCCCCGAGTCCTTCCACTCGTGATGCGAGCGTCCTCACCATCGCCCGGGCAGTCGCTGCGCCGGCGGGCGCCCTCGTGCAGGAGCCGCGCCTCGAAGTCGTCGAGCATCTCGCTTGGACCGACGAACCACACGACCTCCTCTACGCCCGCCTCATCGACTTGCTGAAGGACGTGTGGCGCGTGCGCGCCGTCGCCGTCGACGCGACAGGGCTCGGCGAAGCGGCGGCGCGCGTGCTCGTCTCCGCGCTCGGCAGCCGGGTCGCGCGGCCGTTCCGCTTTACCGCCGAGAGCAAGTCGCGTCTCGGCTACAACCTGCTCGCCGCGGTCAACGGCGGACGGCTGAAGGTGTACGCTGCCGACGGCTCGGACGAGTACCGCGAGTTCTGGCGCCAGGCGGAACGGGCGCGGGTCGCTTACCGCGCGAACCAGACGATGAACTTCTTCGTCGACCCGCAGGAAGGGCACGACGATTACCTGATGAGTTTAGCGCTTACGGTAGAAGCGGGGGCGGCGAGCGCGCCTCGCGCCGCCCGCGGGAGATTGCGGGAGAGTGACTAGGATGAGGCTGCCGGATGTTATGAGAAACGAACCGAACGAAGGTGAACCGAAGGGTCTCCGGCTGATACGGGAGGACGCGCTGCCGGAGAACATTCAGTACCGCGATGAGGGCTGCGAGCTTTCGCCCTCATGCCTGAACTGCCCGCTGCCGTACTGTCGCTACGATCACCCGGGCGGCGTGCGTCACATCCGCAACCGCGGCCGCGATAGCGAGATCGTGCGGCTGCGTTACCGCGAGCGGCTGCCTGTTAACGCCCTGGCGCGTCGCTTCGGCGTGTCGCGGCGGACGGTCTTCCGCGTCCTCAAGCGTGCGAACAGGGAGACGTCACCCCGGCCGAGGGCGGCCCCTTCGCCGGCTGTCGGCAACTCTTCTGAATCGATAGGAGCTTCCCGATGACCAACCTCACGATCCCCCAACAGATAGCGCGGATGGACGCGCCCCGCCTGCGCGCCTACGCCGAGAACCTCGCGTTCTACGAGGGCGAGCAGTGGGCGGACTCGCGGCGGAGCCGTCGTGAGCGGCGCCTCGTCTTCAACTACGCCAAGGCGCTTATCGAGAAGACGACCTCCTACCTGATGAGCGGCACGACCTTCGCCGTCGACCCCGTGGACGGCTCGGAGGGGGAGCAGGAGCGCGCCCGCCTCGCCGAGAGGGCGCTCGCCGAGGTGTACGAGGCGAACCAGCTCGCGCAGCTCGACTTCGATACGGAGATCGACGCCGCGGTCCTCGGCGACGGCGCGTTCAAGGTGACGTGGGACACGGCGGAGAGGCGCGTCCGCGTGTCGGCGCCCGACGTGCAGGGCATCTACGTCTGGTGGCTGGGCGACGATGTCTCGCGCGTGTGGCGAGTCGCGAGCCGCTACACGCTCTCGCCGGAAGAGGTCGAGATGCTGTACAACGTCGCGCCGTCGAAGGCGCGCATGCGGGCGAAGGGGTCGGAGGTCGTCGAGGTGTGGACGGACGCGGAGTTCGAGCTGTGGGTCGACAACGCGCCCATCGAGCGGAAGGCGAACCCGTACGGCTTCATTCCGTTCGTCATCTACCCCAACCTGCGCGAGCCGAAACGGTTCTGGGGCGTGTCCGACGTGGCCGCGATCAAGGAGTCGTCGCGCGAGCTCAACCGGGCGCTGTCGCAGCTCTCGATGATCCTCGAGCTTTCGGGCAACCCCATCGCCGTGCTCGAGAACGTGGGCGAGTCGCAGGACATCGCCGTCCAGCCCGGCGCGGTGTGGGAGCTGCCGGAGCGGGCGCGGGCGTACCTGCTCGACCTGTTGCAGGGCGGCGGCGTCAAGCTGCACGTCGACTACGTCGACCTCATATACCGCACGCTGCACGACCTGGGGGAGTCGCCGCGGACGGCGTTCGGCGAGAACCGGCAGGGATTATCGGGGGTGGCGCTGAGCGTGGAGATGGACCCGCTGCTGAAGAAGGTGCAGCGAAAGCGTCTGATCCGCTCGGCCGCCTATCGCCGGCGCAACGAGATGATATTGCGCATCCTGGAGCAGTTCACGGGGGTGAACTACGCGCCCTACCGGACGCGGATGGTGTGGGGGCCGGTGCTGCCGCAGGACCGCAGCCGTCTGGTGGAGGACGAAGTGCGGCTGGTAGCGTCGGGGATACACTCGCGGCGACGGGCTGCCGCGGAGCTGGGGGTCGAAGACCCGGACGAAGAGCTCCGCCGCTGCCAGGAGGAACATATGATGATCTAGGACCGTCCCGAACGGTTTTGGGAGCTAGGAGATAGAAATTCCTGCCCGGCAGCCCTCGAAGAAACATGCCCTGACCACGTTTCCGCGCGGGAGACAGAGACTTGAGGAGTCGAACCTGTATTCTGTTCCCCCAACGGTTTCCGCGATTTCTACGGCCGTAATGGGAAAGGAAAGCGGCCACCCACGTGGGGAAGCCATCGGATAGCGGAGCACCAAGTCTTCCGCCGATTGCATCTCGAAGAATTCGATTGCCAGGTAGTCTCCATTAGCGTAGCTAACCCGCAGGATCTTGCCGGAGGGAGGGCATTCCAGGTCCTCAGGGAGGCTAGGAGATATCCAGTAGCTTTCCTCAATACGACATCGAGGTTGTCCGGACACTGTGATCATTCGAACGTTCACCAGCAGGTGTGCTGCATCATCGCGTGTGAACCAGATAATTGGCTTCCCCTTGGCCTCTATCGCAACGGGGGTATTGTGGAAGAAGTTCCCTCCCACCACCATCAAAAGGTCTCGCCGCAGCCAGTCGAACCGGCCTTCGATCTGTTTGTTTCCTTTCCGTGCGGCCCTCTTGAATTCGTGAAGCTGTTCTCGAGAGTAAGCGCCCGCATCGGCCTTGGCGTGGTGCTCCGCACACAATGCTATCATGCCCGCAGGTCGGTGATGCTTTTCATCTCGCCAAGGGGGGTCGAAGTGGTGCCAACGCAGATAGGGGTTGCCGCAGCCGGGGATCGGGCAACCGAAACCCACCTCACGTCTCAATTGACGGCGCACTTCAATGGGCGGCGTCCGTTGCACCCCAATCCGCCTTCTCAGCCGCTAGCCCTCAACGCCTGCGCGCTTCGCGCGTCTTGAGAGAACATAAATCCTAATGCGGGGCACTGTCAACCGGAATGCCCGACCGCCTTAGTCTAGCACAAGGGGCTGAGGCGGTAGTACTCAGATGCGGCGAGGCGGAGGTAGCCGCCGTCATCGTCCGCAAACGACGCCTCGCGTTCGTTCCCGTTGACGGCCCTGGCGCTCACCGACATCGACGAGAACGTAGCCGGCTTCTCGCTTCCGGCACCGCCCACACCAGCCCTGTGGCGGCGAGCAATGCGAACGACGGCAGCATCGGCAGGTGGAAGCGGGACGTGGCAAAGAACAGGAGCTGCCCCGCTGTGAACACGGCGACGATGAGGAGCGGGAGCAGGAGGAGACCTTGGGGCCGGCGTGACCAACAAAGGAGACCAAGCCCGGCAGCGGCGATCGCGGCAAAATAGTACGCGTTCGCCACGTCGGAGATGACTTTGAGAAAAGGAACGGGGCGGCTGATGTCGGGATGGTGGATCCAGCGCAGCGCGTCCTCATCGTCCTCGTACAGCGCCCGTATCTTCGTGGCAGAAAGCTGCGCTTCGCGCCAGGGGTGGGTGAACATGAACTTCAGCCCTTCGCGCAGCGCTACGTTGCTCGTCTCCACCTCCCGCTCCTCCCACGACAGGTGCTCGGCCCAACTTCCGATCCACGTGTCGCTGGCGTTGAAGCGGCCATTGGAATTCTCGTTGTGGCCCATGAACAGGTTGCCGCCATCGTTGGTGCTGATGAAGACAAAGGCGTCCATCGCCACGTAGTTGCGTATCGTCCAGGGCATGATGAGCGCGAGCGCCGTCACGGTTACAACGGCAGTCCGCCGCAGGGCCTTCGCCCAGTCGCCGCCGGCGATACCCCACAGCAGGAAGGCGACGACCAGCATAAAGAGGCCTTGCCCGCGCACAAGGGCGGCGGCGGCGAGCGCGGCCCCAATCAGTAGGAGGAGTGGCACGCCGGGCTCTTCACCCCTCAGCGACAGCGCCAGCAGCGCCATGGCGATGACGACGATCAGTACGAACAGGCTCTCCGACATGACCAGTGTCGAGAAGAAGACGTGGCCAGGGAAGACGGCGAAGATGAACCCCGCCAACGCTCCCGCCCTCTGCCCGGCGACGAGGACCCCCAGCCAGTAGAGAGCGACGCACGTCAGCGTTCCCAGCAGTATGTTGGTCGACCACGCGGCGGGCACGTCCGGGCCGGGCAACCAGTAGACGGCGGCGAGCAGAAAGCTGTAGCCCGGGGGCCACTGCGCTGTGTGATAGCCGACCCATGGGTTCAGGTAGCCCTTCCCTTCGGCGAGTGAGGTCGCGGAGCCGTGGTAGAAGATGGTGTCGTCCATCGTTTGGAGATCAGTGGGGTCCGCGGGCACGTAGACGACCCAGAAGATGCGTGCCGCCAGGGCGACCGCGAAGATGACGGCGGCGCACTTCAGGTGAGGGCGAACGGCGGCGAGGGCGGCGCGTAAGGGGGCTGCCGCCGCTTCCCGGGTGTGTGCGGTCTCGGTTGCCTTTGCCATCTTGCCCTCCG
The nucleotide sequence above comes from Dehalococcoidia bacterium. Encoded proteins:
- a CDS encoding HNH endonuclease, whose amino-acid sequence is MQRTPPIEVRRQLRREVGFGCPIPGCGNPYLRWHHFDPPWRDEKHHRPAGMIALCAEHHAKADAGAYSREQLHEFKRAARKGNKQIEGRFDWLRRDLLMVVGGNFFHNTPVAIEAKGKPIIWFTRDDAAHLLVNVRMITVSGQPRCRIEESYWISPSLPEDLECPPSGKILRVSYANGDYLAIEFFEMQSAEDLVLRYPMASPRGWPLSFPITAVEIAETVGGTEYRFDSSSLCLPRGNVVRACFFEGCRAGISIS
- a CDS encoding helix-turn-helix domain-containing protein, whose product is MRNEPNEGEPKGLRLIREDALPENIQYRDEGCELSPSCLNCPLPYCRYDHPGGVRHIRNRGRDSEIVRLRYRERLPVNALARRFGVSRRTVFRVLKRANRETSPRPRAAPSPAVGNSSESIGASR
- a CDS encoding glycosyltransferase family 39 protein, producing the protein MAKATETAHTREAAAAPLRAALAAVRPHLKCAAVIFAVALAARIFWVVYVPADPTDLQTMDDTIFYHGSATSLAEGKGYLNPWVGYHTAQWPPGYSFLLAAVYWLPGPDVPAAWSTNILLGTLTCVALYWLGVLVAGQRAGALAGFIFAVFPGHVFFSTLVMSESLFVLIVVIAMALLALSLRGEEPGVPLLLLIGAALAAAALVRGQGLFMLVVAFLLWGIAGGDWAKALRRTAVVTVTALALIMPWTIRNYVAMDAFVFISTNDGGNLFMGHNENSNGRFNASDTWIGSWAEHLSWEEREVETSNVALREGLKFMFTHPWREAQLSATKIRALYEDDEDALRWIHHPDISRPVPFLKVISDVANAYYFAAIAAAGLGLLCWSRRPQGLLLLPLLIVAVFTAGQLLFFATSRFHLPMLPSFALLAATGLVWAVPEARSRLRSRRCR
- a CDS encoding phage portal protein, which gives rise to MTNLTIPQQIARMDAPRLRAYAENLAFYEGEQWADSRRSRRERRLVFNYAKALIEKTTSYLMSGTTFAVDPVDGSEGEQERARLAERALAEVYEANQLAQLDFDTEIDAAVLGDGAFKVTWDTAERRVRVSAPDVQGIYVWWLGDDVSRVWRVASRYTLSPEEVEMLYNVAPSKARMRAKGSEVVEVWTDAEFELWVDNAPIERKANPYGFIPFVIYPNLREPKRFWGVSDVAAIKESSRELNRALSQLSMILELSGNPIAVLENVGESQDIAVQPGAVWELPERARAYLLDLLQGGGVKLHVDYVDLIYRTLHDLGESPRTAFGENRQGLSGVALSVEMDPLLKKVQRKRLIRSAAYRRRNEMILRILEQFTGVNYAPYRTRMVWGPVLPQDRSRLVEDEVRLVASGIHSRRRAAAELGVEDPDEELRRCQEEHMMI